DNA from Petropleomorpha daqingensis:
CCGCGGATGACCTTCGAGGGTGACCGCTACACCGCCTTCACCCCGCCCGAGATCAACCTGTACGCGCTCGAGGACGACGCCGGCGAGCCGTTCCTGCTGCTGCACGGCAGCGAGCCCGACTACGCCTGGGGCCGCTTCGTCGACGCCGTCCTGGGGCTGGTCCAGCGGCTCGGCGTGACATCGGTGGTCGCGCTGCAGGCGATCCCGATGCCTGTGCCGCACACCCGCCCGGTGACCGTGACCGCGCACGCCACGCGCCGCGCGCTGATCGAGTCCTATCCGGTGTACTGGGGCGAGATGCGCATCCCCGGCACCGTCTCGGCGCTGCTGGAGATGCGGCTCGGCGAGGCCGGTGTCGACGCCTCCGGCGTGGCCGCGCACGTGCCGCACTACCTCACCCAGGCGACCTTCCCGGCCGCGTCGGTCACCCTGCTCGAGCACGCGCAGCGGCTGACCGGCCTGCACCTGCCCGCCGAGTCGCTGCAGGAGGCCGCCGAGGCCAACCGCACCGACATCGACGAGCAGATCGCGCAGTCGCCGGAGAACACCGCCGTCGTGGCCGCGCTGGAGCAGCAGTTCGACGCGTTCACCGCTGCCCGTGAGGAGAACGGCCTGCTCGGCGAGTCCGGCGAGCTGCCCAGCGGCGACGACCTGGCCAGCGAGTTCGAGCGGTTCCTCGCCGACCAGGACCGCAAGCGCCCCCGGGATTAGTCAGGCGCTCGCGATCGGCCGGCCGACGGTCAGGGCGTCGCGGAACTCCGGCGCGAACGCCCGGAAGGCGGCGTCCGGCTCGGTGCCGGTCGCGTCGAGCACGGTGCTGAAGAAGCACCGGGCCGCGGCGGCGAGGACGACGTCGAGGATCTCCGCCTCGTCGAGGCCCAGGTCGCGGAGCTCGGTGAGGTCGCCCTCGGTCATGCTCGCGGCACCGGCGGCGACCGTGTCGGCCAGCCGGACGACGGCGCGCTCCACCGGGTCGAGGCCCCCGTGCCCGTCGAGCAGCGCCGCGAGGGCGGCCGCGCCGTCCAGCTGCTCGACCAGCACCTTGGCGTGGGCCAGCGAGCAGTAGCTCGACCGGAGCCGCAGCGCGGCCGCCATCGTGGCCAGCTCGTAGCGGCGCGGGTCCATGGAGGCCTTGATCGCGCCGTTGAGCCCGCGCCACGCCTCGTAGACGGCGGGCCGGTGCGCGAAGGTCTTCGTGAAGTTGGCGACGTACCCGAGGGTGGCGCGGTCGCGGTCGTAGGCGGCCGCGACCGCGCCGTCGTCCTGGCCAGGTTCTCCGATCCAGCTCATGCCGCCGAACCGTAGGTCGGCGGCACGAGCCGCGGTAGATCAGTGCGCGACGGCGACCCAGGGGGTGGTGGTTGTCGCCGACCCGGGACGCTCAGCCATCCCTGCCTCCTCAGGCGGTCTACGGCGTGCTGAAGGCCCCCGGTCGGACAAGGCGATGCTCGCCTCAGGCGCGGGGGTCGGCCTCCGGCAGGGTGGCGCGCTGCCGATCGGCGACGTCGAACAGGTCGCCGTACTCCTCGACCCGCTCCAGCACCGCCTCCGTGCGGAACCGCAGCGAACCCGGATCGGCCCCGTCGACGACCGCCTCGACCTCGTCCCAGCCCAGCGGCGTGGAGACGGTCGCGTCGGGGCGGGCGCGCAGCGAGTAGGGCGCCACCGTCGTCTTCGCGGGGTTGTTCTGGCTCCAGTCGACGAGCACCTTGCCCGGCCGCAGCACCTTCTCCATGCGCCAGACCACCTCGTCGGGGGTCTCCTCCGACAGGTCCTGGGCGAGCTGCTTGGCGTACCGGCTCGGGTGCTCCCGGTCGGTGACCCGGATCGGCGCGTAGACCTGCATGCCCTTCGAGCCGGAGGTCTTCACCACCGGGTCCAGCCCGTCGTGGACCAGCCGCTCACGCAGCCGCTCGGCGACCAGGCAGCACTCGTAGATGCCGGTGTTCGGGCCGGGGTCGAGGTCGAGCACCAGCAGGTCGGGCAGCGCGGGCTGCTTCTTCGATCCGATCTGCCACTGCGGCACGTGCAGCTCGAGCGCGGCGAGGTTGGCCGCCCAGGCCAGGTCCGCGACGGTCTCCAGCAGCACCATCTCGAGCATCTCCCGGCCCCGGGAGCTGCCCGGGCTCGGCACGGTCACCCGGCGCACCCAGTCCGGCGCGTGCCGCGCGGTGTTCTTCTCGAAGAACGCCTGGCCCTCGACGCCGTCCGGCCAGCGGGTGAAGGTGACCGGCCGGCCGGAGAGGTGCGGCAGCAGCACCGGCGCGATGCGGACGTAGTAGTCGATCACCTGGGCCTTGGTGAACGAGACGTCCGGGAAGAGGACCTTGTCCAGGTTCGAGACGGTCAGCTGCCGTCCGTCGACCCGCACCCGCTGGCGCTGCTGCTCTACCACTCGACCACCACGTCCTCCGGGTCCAGGTCGTCCCGGATCCCCCGCCAGGAAGGGTGGCGCAGCCGGCCGTCCGCCGTCCACACCCCGTAGGCGACCTCCCCGACGAGGTCGGGCTCGACCCACACCGCGTCGCGGGTGACCTCGCGCGGCAGCGTGCCGTCGAACGGCGAGGTCGTGCGGCGGTGCAGCAGCCCCTTCAGCTCGCGCAGGTGGGCGTCGGTGAAGCCGGTGCCGACGTGGCCGGCGTAGACCAGCCGGCCCTCGTCGTCGTGGACGCCGAACAGCAGCGAGCCGATCCCGCCGGCCCGCCGCCCCTTGCCCGGCCGCCAGCCGCCGACGACGACCGACTGGGTGCGGAAGTTCTTGACCTTGACCCACTCCGGGCCGCGGACCCCGGGCCGGTAGGGCGAGTCGAGCCGCTTGGCGACGACGCCCTCGAGCCCGTTCTCGAGGCCCGCCGCGGCGATCGTCCGCCCTCCCCCGGCGAACCACGGCGTGGCCCCCCAGCGGTGCCCGCTGGCCTCCAGCGCCTCCAGCCGCTCCCGGCGCTCGGCGTAGGGGCGGTCGAGCAGGTCCTCGCCGTCGACCGCGAGCAGGTCGAACACGAGGTAGGTGACCGGCTTGTCCGCCGCCATCTTCGGGACCTCGGGACCGGTCCGGTGCATCCGGTTCTGCAGCGCGCCGAAGTCCGGCCGGCCCTGCTCGTCCAGGGCCACGACCTCGCCGTCGACGACCACGTCGTGCCCGGCCAGCGTGTCGGGCAGCCGCTGCAGCTCGGGATAGCGGACGGTGATGTCGTCGCCCTTGCGCGAGCGCAGCTGCAGCCGGCCGCCGGTCACGAACGCCACCGCGCGGACGCCGTCCCACTTGAACTCGTAGCCCCACCGGTCGTCGTCAGCCGGGAGCTCGCCGGGGGTGGCCAGCATCGGGGTGAAGTCCTCGCGGGCCAGCCGCGGGGGCAGGAGGGCCTCGGCCGGGTCGAGCCGCTTGATGTTCCAGGTGCCGTCCGACAGCGGGAACAGGACGTAGCGGCCGTGCAGCCGGCGCCCCTCGAAGTGCACGATGACGTGCCGGTCGTCCCACTTCTCGGTCGCGTAGCGCCCGGCGTCCCAGATCGTCACGTGCCCGCCGCCGTACTCGCCGGCGGCGATCTCGCCCGCGAAGGAGGCGTACTCCAGCGGGTGGTCCTCGGTCGGCACGGCCAGCCGGTTCACGCCCGGCTCGAGCGGCGGTGACTTCGGCACCGCCCAGCTCTTCAGGACGCCGTCGCGCTCCAGCCGCAGGTCCCAGTGCACCCGCTCACCGCGGCCACGCGGGGTGTGGTGCTCCTGGACGACGAAGGTGTCGTCCTCGCCCCGCGGCAGCGGCTGCCCCTCCGCCGGCACGGGCTCCGCGGTGCGCGCCGGATCCCGCTTGCGGCGGTACTCGGCGAGCGGGTCGGCGCCCGGGGGACGGCGGGTGGGCACAGCTCAGGACTGCGCGGGCACGTCAGGCGCTGCGGCGGGCGCGCTTGGCCGGCGCCTCGGCGGCGGCCTTCTTGGCGGTCGTCTTCTTCGCCGTCGTGGTCTTCTTGGCGGCGGTCGTCTTCTTGGCGGCAGCGGCCTTCTTGGCCGGGGCCGCCTTCTTGGCCGGCACCTTCGCCGTGGGGGCCGCCTTCTTCGCCGGGGCGGGCTTGGCGTCGCCCCCGCGAGCCCGCTCCACCGACGCCCGCAGCGCGCTCATCAGGTCGACCACGGCGGCGCCGGTGTCGGCCACCTCGGGCACCGGCTGCACGTCGCCGCCGGTGGTCTTCGCCTCGATCAGCGACTCCATCGCGGCGCGGTAGTCGTCGGTGAACTCACCCGGGTCGAACTCGCCGGACATCGAGGAGATCAGCGCCTCGGCCATCTGCAGCTCCTGCGGCCGCACCGAGATGTCCTCGTCGAGGAAGCCGAAGTCCGGCGTCCGGATCTCGTCGGGCCAGCGCATGGTGTGCAGCACCAGCACGCCGTCGCGGACGCGCAGCGCGGCCAGCGACTCCCGCTGCCGCAGGGCGATCTTGGTGATCGCCACCTGGCCGGCGTTCTCCAGCGCGTCACGCAGCAGCACGTACGGGCGGGTCGCCGGGCCGTCGGGCTCCAGGTAGTAGGTCTTCTCGAAGTGGATCGGGTCGATCTGGTCGGCCTCGACGAACTCGAGCACGTCGATCTCGCGGCGGGTCGACAGCGGCAGTTCGTCGAAGTCCTCGTCGGTGAGGATCACCAGCTGCCCGTCGGGCAGCTCGTAGCCCTTGGCGATCTCGGAGTACTCGACCGGCTCGCCGTCGATGGAGCAGACCCGCTGGTACTTGATCCGGCCGCCGTCGGTGGCGTGCACCTGGTGGAACCGGATGTCCTTGTCCTCGGTGGCGGAGTACAGCTTCACACCGATGCTGACCAGGCCGAACGACACCGCCCCGCGCCAGATCGATCGCATGCCGCCCCTTCCCTCCAACGGCTCCCGACCGAGCCAGCGCCTGACATCAGGCCAAGATCAGCAGGATAGGGGCGGGCGGGCGCCCGCGGCAGGTCGACCGGCCACCGGTCTCCCCCGGATGGGGGACGCGCCCGCGGGGGAAGAGGGTCACGGTGCGTGGACCGCCCCGGCCTGCGCGAGGTCCGGACGGAACGCGCTCATTGTCCCCCGTCGTCGCCTTCCAGTGCGCCGTTCTGGATCGCGTCGTAGACGAACTGCAGGACGTCGGCCCCCGCGACCGCGGTCATCGTGAGCGCCGCCATCCGCGTGGCCCGGGGCGCGGCGACGTAGGAGAAGGCCAACGCGCTGGCGACCCACTGGGCGAGGCAGAACGGGCAGGTGACGAGCTCGCCGATCGCGTGCTTCACGCCGCCGTGCTCCCGGATCCCCTCGGCGACCTCCGCCTCGCCCGACGTGCCCTCGTACGTGGTGAACGGCGCGCGCAGGGGGCTGGTGACCGGGTCCTTGGCGATGGTGCGCGCCGTCCGGAAGGTCGCGACGGTCAGCAGGACGGCGTCCCCGAGCGGGATCCGGTCGGGCAGCCGCTTGCCGGACACCCGGACGGCGGCCGCTCCCGCGGCGACCACCGCCGAGTACACGCCCATCGCCCCGAGCAGCCCGCCGAGCGGTCGCGGCTCCCCGTGGGCGTACTGCCGCTGCTGGCTGCGGGCCCACCGGCGCAGCTCGTCCGTGATCGCCATGCGCAGGCCGCTACCCCCGCTCTGCGCAGGGCATGCCGTGAGATCGGTCCCGCATGAGAGCGGAGTCGGCGGGTAGGGCGGCCTCATGACAGATCCGGGCACCAGCAACCGCGGCGCCGTCCACTCCGCCCAGAACGACGCCGATTTCCCCGACGACGAGCGCGGCCTCACCGGCACCCACGACGGCACGGCGGCGCCCGCGCCCGAGGGCCAGACCGCGCGCGACGTGTTCCCCGAGGACAACGGCATTCCGGACGTCTCCCAGGACGACTTCCCGACCATGCAGCGGTCGGAGGACCCGGAGTTCGCCCCCGAGCCGGGCGACCGGGACAGCCACGAGACCGTGAGCTTCGGCACGACGGCGCGCGAGCAGCAGGAGGGCGAGTCGCTGTCCCAGCGGCTGGAGGAGGAGATCCCGGACGACGCGCCCGGTGTGCGCCCCGCCGAGGACCCCGACCGCGGCCTCGGCCAGCTCGACCAGGACTACGACACGACCCCGGACAGCGACTCGGGGACCAACCGCACGGCCGACGACGTCGAGGCCTCGCGCGAGCCCGTGGTCGGAGGTGAGGGCCCGGAGGAGACCGCGGTCCACGTCACGGACGGTTGACCCGTCCGAGACCGATTCACCCCTGAGCCCCCGCGGGGTCGTCCGCCCGGATGATCCTGCGGGGGCGGCTTGGCGTCCGGCAACTCGGTTGTCTACGTTGGGATCGCGGTTGAGCAAGCAGCCGTCTCGGCCGGGGGACGCATCCCGGCACGAGGACCAGGCTCGGTCGGGGCGGCGACGTTCCCGATCGGGGCAGCGGTAGATTGATCCGCGCGGCACCGCCGCCGGGTACTGCCGCCGAGAGGAGCTGCTGTCCGTGACGACTTCCGACCTGCCCGCCGAGGGCCAGCACGACGTGCCGGCCGAGGGTGCCGAGGCGCCGTTCGACGACGTCATCACCCTGTCCACCTCCACCGGTGAGGACGGCACGGTCACGGTGACGGTCGTCGGTGAGGTGGACACCTTCACCGCTCCCGTGCTGCGCAGTTCTCTGGACAGCCAGCTGGAGCAGTCGCCGCGCGAACTGGTGATCGATCTCTCGGGGGTGCAGTTCCTGGGCTCGGCCGGGCTGGCCGTGCTCGTGGAGACGCAGAAGTCGGCCCGCTCGCGCGACGTGAGCCTGCGCCTGATCGCCACCACCCGCGCCGTCACCCGGCCGCTCGAGGTGACCGGTCTGATCGACCTGTTCACGATCGCCGACAGCGCGTCCAGCTGAACGACGCGACCGGAGGGCCCCGCTGCGGCGGGGCCCTCCGTCGTTCTCAGCCCGTGAGCATCCGGCAGACCGCCTGCTCGAGCACCCGTTGCACCGACCGGTCGTCGGGTGCCTTCGCCGCCTTCTTCAGCGCCGGGGCGATGGTCTCCCCCGACTCGAAGCGGTCCACCACGCGCGGGTCGACGTAGGACGCCTTGCACACCGCCGGGGTGTTGCCCAGCGTGTCCGACACCCGGTCGTAGGCCGCCTTCACCACCCGCTTGCGCCCGGTCTTCGAGGTCGGCGGCGCCGTCTCGGCCAGCGCGACCGCCATGTGCACGGTGGCGTTCCAGGTGCGGAAGTCCTTCGCCGTGATCTCCGCGTCGCTGATCTCCTTCAGGTAGGCGTTGATCTCGGTGCTGGTCACGTCGTGCCACTGCCGGCCGTCGGGCTCGTCCACCCAGTAGCCGAGCAGGTCCTCGCCGGTGTCGTCGTCCCGCTTGAGCAGCTCCCGGACG
Protein-coding regions in this window:
- a CDS encoding carboxymuconolactone decarboxylase family protein produces the protein MSWIGEPGQDDGAVAAAYDRDRATLGYVANFTKTFAHRPAVYEAWRGLNGAIKASMDPRRYELATMAAALRLRSSYCSLAHAKVLVEQLDGAAALAALLDGHGGLDPVERAVVRLADTVAAGAASMTEGDLTELRDLGLDEAEILDVVLAAAARCFFSTVLDATGTEPDAAFRAFAPEFRDALTVGRPIASA
- the ligD gene encoding non-homologous end-joining DNA ligase; amino-acid sequence: MVEQQRQRVRVDGRQLTVSNLDKVLFPDVSFTKAQVIDYYVRIAPVLLPHLSGRPVTFTRWPDGVEGQAFFEKNTARHAPDWVRRVTVPSPGSSRGREMLEMVLLETVADLAWAANLAALELHVPQWQIGSKKQPALPDLLVLDLDPGPNTGIYECCLVAERLRERLVHDGLDPVVKTSGSKGMQVYAPIRVTDREHPSRYAKQLAQDLSEETPDEVVWRMEKVLRPGKVLVDWSQNNPAKTTVAPYSLRARPDATVSTPLGWDEVEAVVDGADPGSLRFRTEAVLERVEEYGDLFDVADRQRATLPEADPRA
- a CDS encoding DUF1360 domain-containing protein, whose translation is MAITDELRRWARSQQRQYAHGEPRPLGGLLGAMGVYSAVVAAGAAAVRVSGKRLPDRIPLGDAVLLTVATFRTARTIAKDPVTSPLRAPFTTYEGTSGEAEVAEGIREHGGVKHAIGELVTCPFCLAQWVASALAFSYVAAPRATRMAALTMTAVAGADVLQFVYDAIQNGALEGDDGGQ
- the ligD gene encoding non-homologous end-joining DNA ligase, coding for MPTRRPPGADPLAEYRRKRDPARTAEPVPAEGQPLPRGEDDTFVVQEHHTPRGRGERVHWDLRLERDGVLKSWAVPKSPPLEPGVNRLAVPTEDHPLEYASFAGEIAAGEYGGGHVTIWDAGRYATEKWDDRHVIVHFEGRRLHGRYVLFPLSDGTWNIKRLDPAEALLPPRLAREDFTPMLATPGELPADDDRWGYEFKWDGVRAVAFVTGGRLQLRSRKGDDITVRYPELQRLPDTLAGHDVVVDGEVVALDEQGRPDFGALQNRMHRTGPEVPKMAADKPVTYLVFDLLAVDGEDLLDRPYAERRERLEALEASGHRWGATPWFAGGGRTIAAAGLENGLEGVVAKRLDSPYRPGVRGPEWVKVKNFRTQSVVVGGWRPGKGRRAGGIGSLLFGVHDDEGRLVYAGHVGTGFTDAHLRELKGLLHRRTTSPFDGTLPREVTRDAVWVEPDLVGEVAYGVWTADGRLRHPSWRGIRDDLDPEDVVVEW
- a CDS encoding STAS domain-containing protein, yielding MTTSDLPAEGQHDVPAEGAEAPFDDVITLSTSTGEDGTVTVTVVGEVDTFTAPVLRSSLDSQLEQSPRELVIDLSGVQFLGSAGLAVLVETQKSARSRDVSLRLIATTRAVTRPLEVTGLIDLFTIADSASS
- a CDS encoding proteasome assembly chaperone family protein gives rise to the protein MPQRPEDLVELLPEAEPFLARESAVSEAGQRRGLVLLHDLAGEFDAASAAALAGAHLLASLPHQVIARFDVDSLVDYRAHRPRMTFEGDRYTAFTPPEINLYALEDDAGEPFLLLHGSEPDYAWGRFVDAVLGLVQRLGVTSVVALQAIPMPVPHTRPVTVTAHATRRALIESYPVYWGEMRIPGTVSALLEMRLGEAGVDASGVAAHVPHYLTQATFPAASVTLLEHAQRLTGLHLPAESLQEAAEANRTDIDEQIAQSPENTAVVAALEQQFDAFTAAREENGLLGESGELPSGDDLASEFERFLADQDRKRPRD
- a CDS encoding Ku protein, producing the protein MRSIWRGAVSFGLVSIGVKLYSATEDKDIRFHQVHATDGGRIKYQRVCSIDGEPVEYSEIAKGYELPDGQLVILTDEDFDELPLSTRREIDVLEFVEADQIDPIHFEKTYYLEPDGPATRPYVLLRDALENAGQVAITKIALRQRESLAALRVRDGVLVLHTMRWPDEIRTPDFGFLDEDISVRPQELQMAEALISSMSGEFDPGEFTDDYRAAMESLIEAKTTGGDVQPVPEVADTGAAVVDLMSALRASVERARGGDAKPAPAKKAAPTAKVPAKKAAPAKKAAAAKKTTAAKKTTTAKKTTAKKAAAEAPAKRARRSA